The genomic region TTAAGCTACACAATAAGAGGTAGTCCTCTCCCATGACGATTTTCACCAACTTCagtgagtttttttttttttttggggggtgGGGGCAGTTGGTTAAGGTTAAACAATAATGCCATCCTGCCCATTTACatctattttttctatttcgtTTCTTTCGTTGTTAGTTTTAGTCCATCCAGACAACTATTTCCTTTAAAACCTTTTCCTCTAGACCAGAGCTTAGTTTCCACATTCTCATGCTAAAGGGCTGTACTAGATTAATTTGGCACAACGGTACTTAGCTCTGGCCACCCAAGACATAAAACTTTGCATGTCTGTGTCTGTGTCTGCGTGTgcaaataaaaaccaaaagaaaaaggggaatGTACATTAAGAGAATTACCATATACTTTTCATAAGCCATCGTGACAAGTTTGTCAAGAGCACGTTGTTCAAATTCCCTATATCAAAAGTCAGATGTTTTGATATAAGCTAGGCACCAAAGACTTCAAGTGAAAAGGCAAATGCATACAAAACTATATGGAGAAAAAGGGCGAAACAATACTTCTCCTGAATCTCCCTTGTTTCTGAGGCAGCTTTCAACAGTTTAtcaagcaagcctttcttCTTTGAAACCTATAGCATTCACAACAAAATTACAAATGAACCCATCAgaaaaagtttgatttttatgatGGAAAATCCAACAACAAATAAAGTAGCAGGGCACAGAAGAAAGATAGAATTTGTTGAATATCTTATGACAGTTATCAGAAAATGGAAGGGTGAAAACAATAGTGTAAaggacaaagaaaaaggaaaatatttgCATATCAGAGCTTCAACAATTCTGTCGAGAAACTACCTGTTCATTGTGCATCTCCTCCAGCTTACTAATGTCCTCACGGATTTCATCATCCTCCATCTGTCCTATGTCAGGCTGAAATAGAGTGAAATACATATAGTTAAATACATTAACAACCTTAATGTCAAGGATGAAACAGAACAAACCAGAGAGACACAAGCGTCTCCAGTAAACCACAGTAGAGTCAGAAAAAAAATCGCCTTCAAGATAATGAGAAGCTGCAGCAGACATACATGACCATTTGACAACCAACCATTCAGATGACAATACAAATGCAGACCAGATTGTTAGATCATGATtattatcaattttgaaacaacAAAGAGAGAGAGCTTCCAACTGCAGgatgaaataaaattatgtgACGAGAAGGATAATGCAGCATTTAACATAAATGTTGATGTAGAAGTAGACCAACCGGTGGTTCCAAGAAAATTCCAATACTTTGAGCCTCCAAAAAGAGTTTCTCATTTATCTTCATATTCTCATACTGGAATTCTGAACAGACAATGCTAGGCATCAGCGGGTCTGAAAAAGTGCCATTCAGGCAATGACTAAAACTTGAGTTTATTCCTGTGTTTCCCAACATATCAATTTCTGGATCATCATTCTCTGGCTTCCCAGTTATCCTATAACTATTGACAGAAGCATGCCCAGTAGATTGGAAGTTAATAATATGACTCAAACCATTGGATCCCAATTCTCCATCCATCTCAAATCCAGTTCCATATAAGTCAAATGGGAGGTCTTCATTTCCACTGTCACTATCTTCTTCTGGAATTAGAGCTGCTATAAATCTCTGACAGAGGGGAATCACATTATTGTCCCTTGTCTCCAGGACCAACTGTTGTGAAAGGAGTTCAACAGTTGATGTTACAGCATCAATTCCAGCATCTCTTCCCTGTTCAAGCAACTCACATCCGTTGGAGATGATACTGCAACCATCTATGATAGAAGGAACTGGTGTTGATGCCAATTTGGTAAGTTCACAATTTCCCTGAAAGATTTGAAAAGAGCTAAGAGAGACTAATATAGTTGTGAAAAAGATGGTTCTTGCTTCAATAAGAAACAAGAAGGTATAACCAATCCTTCACTAAGCTACTTTTACCTTTTGATTTAAAACAGTGTGTTAAAAAAAGGGTTTAGGCACTGTATTGtcatcttctctttttttttttggattttcctAAAGGTGTTGCACTGTTATTAAAGACATGCAATTGATGACAAAActcataattttattcttaaataaataaatttgacATGGTCAACTTTAGGATACCATAGTATTTATACCAAAAGCTAATAAGAAGATGAATTCTTGAGAAGCAGTCACATGCAAGGGTGAGCAATCAGTTAAGTTAGTTAAATTGGTCAAAAAATGTTCTTAACTGACTTAACCAACTTCCCCATATATTTCAACTGAACCAACAGACTTTCTTCTAGTAACCGATTAACCGacttaatttagttatttctgttttaactgattttttttcaaaaggaaATAGGCTTGAATGCAACCAagccttcttttttttattattttcatttttctatgCTAATTACATAGTAGATAATCCAACAAACAAACATTACATAGTAAATAatccaacattttttttttcactcatTTTAAAGTCGATTAATTCAGTTAgccgaaaaaaaaaatttaaccaaaattagcTGACTTAATTGACCCCCTTACCGAATTAACCATTTTAATGGAATTAATCGAACTAAGTTAACCTAATTTTATTGGTTAAGACGGTTTTAACCTACTTTTACACACCCCTAGGTATTGATGGTTGTCAAACCATGTGACTAGGGGAGTGCAAAAGTCGGTTAAAAGCGACTTAAACGACAAAATTTGGTCAATTCAATTCTAACTCAGTTAAGGGGAGTTGGTTAAGTTGGCTAATTTCggttaaaaaatttttggtcGGTTAACCGAACTAAGCGACTCTAAAATGAGtgaaaaaaatgttgaattatttattatgtaATGTTTGTTTGCTTGATTATTTACCACATAATGTCTGTTTGTTGGATTATTTACTATGTAATTAGcatagaaaaaatgaaaaaaaaaaataggctTGGGTGAATTCAAacccatttttttaaaaaaattcggTTAAAACCAAATTAACTGAATTAAGTCAGTTAATCAGTTAATTCAGTTAATATAAGAAAGTCAGTCAATTCGGTTAAAATATATGGATAAGTCGATTAagtcagttttttttttttttaaagcgTCAGTTAAGTCAGTTTAATAGCATTTTTTGACCAATTTAACGGACTTAACCAGTTGCTCACCCTTATCTAAACGCAATATATATCAGCAAgtcaaaagaaatttatttacttaatttaattatttatctcaTGCCTTCCCTCAAGATTTgatgaaaacataaataatGACAACACCCCATGCCTGTTGTAGTGGTTGTAACCCCTGAATGGAGGGTCAAGTTCTAGGTTCAATTCCCCCCTTGCCCCCCACCTGGTTGAAAAGAAATcccccacccttggctgaaaaGGAGATAACATAAATTGCAGCCAACAGTTCATTTGTAATGGCATTGAATAAAAGATTTAATCCAAAAAGATTTTTCCaatgatcttttttttttttctaaaaaatggACTGCATTAAGGGGTTTTGAGAGCCACACAAGatagtaaaaatataattccCAGGGTCTCCTAATAACAGCGACTATCAATCTTATTAAGTGGCACAAGGAACATTACCTGCTGCTTCAAATAGGCAATATCTACATCAGACATGAAACCAAGAAATGGCTCCATCTGCCTCCAAAAGGAGTTGGGAAAGGCATGAGCTGCAACGACAGTAAAATCAACCAATGGCAAAAGACAAATTTTGAaccaaagaaaataacaaaattttgacaatAAAATGACCAAAGATTTCATAAGGCATTACCAAAACTGACAAGAGCATTTACAGCAGCCACCAACTCTTCATGTCCATCCTCTGAACTAACTAAGAAAGTTATACCAAAAGTGATTAGAAGACACAAACATGGAGTCACCGATTTAGAAATTCAGAAAATCTTTGTTAAGCATAGATAAAAATCCAaggtaattttttaagttagcTTCAAGTATAACTACCAAGAAGATCTGCAGCCGCATTGATTGCTGCATGCTTCTGTCGTGCATAGGCCTTGCGGTCAGTGAGCTTCCTAGTTGGAGGACGACCAGCCTTGCTGAGCAAAACAATCATCAAACTATGAGATTTCAATCACaataaaggaaagaatatTGGAGAAAAAGGTAACAGGTGGTCAGGTAGGAAGGAATATTTAACCTTTCAGCCTTATCCAAACCAAGCCTGGCACTTCTGAGCTGTTTTGCTGTGCCCACATTACCAAACTTCTCAACTGTCATTGGCATAACAGACCTCGTAGAAGTAACACCCCGCCCAGTCCTCCCTTGTCGACGTACACCATCTCCAATGTCTTCTCCAGTCATCAGCTTAGTCTTTCTTGATGGCAGGACCAAAGTAGATACTTTTTGAACATTCTGTCCAGCTTTCTCATCCATTTCATCAGACTTTTTCACCTTCTCTTTAGATTTAATTTCAGCAGCCGCAGACTCCTCACTCTCAGAAAGAGCAGCCGTAGATAAGGCATCACCTTTTAGTTTAACTTGTTGGGGAGAACTGCTTGACAAGCGTCTAGCAAATCCTGACCCAATTTCATTGCCTGCCATATCAGACACAGTATCCAGAGATGGAGTTTCATCATTACTTGAAACAATAGGAACAAGATTTGTTCGTCTTGCAGTACGGGAGCTCTTCTGAGGTCTCTGGCCAGCCCAGTGGGCAACAGGTGGTGATGAAGACCGAGCAGATGTGGTGCGTTTGCGATTATTGGCTCCACCAGCAGTAGGTGGTTTATTTGTACAGTGAGAAAGCTCCCAGTCATTTGATGCAGTTGCTCTATGAACAACTGGTGACAATTTTGGAGCAACTCCAGAACCTGATCGTGGACCGCGAAtagatgcattcatttttgtgCTTGATGTAGGACTAGCTGAATTAAATTCGTCACGAACACTCATCCTGCACATTGTGCAGAACAACAGGCATAAAAATAAGTACACATACTGTAGTAAGGCCTCAAAGAGAAAAGTACTCCAGGAGCCAGAAATAAAGATACCTCAAATGACAAAACAAAGGCTTTATAAGACAGAAATGGACCAGAGAAATTTAtgcaaaaaatagaaaatgaaatatgtaGAAAACTCTGCATACTTGTTAACAGCTCTGAGATTCACTCTCTCTTTATCGGAAGCAACAGGACGATCTCTCCTATCATTGAGAAGGGGACTGCTGTCCAGATCAGACCTAGGTACAGATGATCGTGGACCCAAGCCTGTCGGCTGTGAGATGCCTTCTGATTTTCCAACTCCGGCAGATCCATTAGCAATCCCTGACCTACAataagttatatatttattaatataaaattatgaataaaatacatcaaaaaattaaaaataaatgtaaaggAAGGTTCAATTAACAGAGTGCTCTAAataagaaatttgaagaaatggCACACAAAGAAAGACCCCTAACACAATTTTTCCTACAGCCAGCATAATGATCATCTATTAAGGAAACTACATCCCTCTATAGGGTGAGGTGATGGCCCCAATAAGAGTTCTTCCTTAGTGTGTCGCAATCATTGGATTTGATCTTAATCAGAAGGTTAGGTCAAAACATGACTAAAGTTTTCTACCTCTCAAGCATAATGTGCAAGATGGATAAAATAATAGGGTAGGTTTATTATATAGTTCAAAAAACACAATTCAATTAAAACTAGTACATTCACCATCTTATACTTCTCTGGCAAAAACTCTAGTGTAAATGCACCTTTAAGGCACTAGTTAATGTCCTATGCACTAAAGGCATAAGCATCTTCGCATAAAGCAGAGCTCCTATGGTGCATTCAAGTGATTAGATCTTGACCAGAATGGTGCCGAATAAGACAATACAGCACAGGATGATACAGGTGGATTAagcataaaaaatgaatatgaaaacatgaacaAAAGTTTAccatatgtgtatatatatatatggtcaAAATAGAATAAGAAACTCAAACGATAAATATAGAACTGGAATCAGAATAAAAAAGAACCTCAAAAGCATAAAATACAAGCTTGACATCTGCAATTTATACCCTACACAACATAGGCAATTAAAAACAAAGACAAAGAAAGAATGCAGTCCCGGCATGATGAATCAGGTTACAAGAGAATATTGACCAAAGCTGCTACTGCCATCATTATTATGATTGATGCCCCTTATTCCCACAGATCTCTTGGCAGTGGGCTGAAAATATCGATCATAATATGTTGGTAATTACATTAATGATTCTTGTATTGTTATGGTAATTGCTTCCACTGATACTAGGGGTTAGTAACACTCAAGGGTGCTTGTCCTCCTAGCACCCCACAGTTACAGGTGGCAAACAGGTAAGTCTGGGTTCAGGTTTTTCCAGGttcaagttttgatttttcgGGGTTCGGGTCTTTGACTTTTTTGTCAATTCAGGTTTGGGCAGGTTCAAGTTCCAGTTGGTTTGCCACCTCTAACCCCAATGGATGCCCTCAATGTTACTTAGGCAAGCATTCAAATAATCACCATGACATATGCACAGTAGTAGCACCTTCAGCAGACCTACCTGAACCCGTGGGAGTCATTATTTAATCTTGATCGAGCATCAGTAACAGGCCTTTGCTGCATTCCCTGTTTAGATTCCCGATACCCTTCAATGGGTTTAGTTGATACCATACTTGGAGATACATCAGGTTTTATCCCAGAACgctttttcttcatctttgcCTTTTCCCATCCATCAACACCACCAGATAAAGTTCGATCTTCACCCTGAACTGCACCACTATTTGAAACCCTGAGCATTTCCCTGTCCCTATCTGCATTACCAGGCTGCCTGACTAGAGCATTATTCCGCATATCCATCTAGATTCATTGGAAAAATTGTTAAGTCTTCTCTTCAAGAGATAGTGATGCAAAAAAGGCACACCACATGCAAATTCGGTAACAAGCCACCCAGATGAGGCCAAAGATAAAGCAACTATGAAGAAGAGCAAGAAAATGCAATGTAAAACCATATCCGTATTAGTGCATGTACAAAACAGAATATTATGTGGATTCTTGTCACAGGAAATGGGTTTCGTGTCACTTGCATAAATACTAACTCAATGATTGACAGTACATAAGGAAATCTACTAAAAAGGAAGCATAAAGAGAACAAATCCACCATCACCACCTATTTGGAtcaaaagaaagaagtgaGGTTTTGATTAAGTGACcaatggaaaagaagaaatcaaCTAGTAGTGTAGAAACATGAAGGAAACACCAGAgagaagaaatcaaagaagggATATTGACAACAATAATTACATTGGGACATGAAATTCTTTGATCCCAATCAGACTTgaatataaaacataaaacatCCATTGCACAGTTAATTAAATAAGCTATATCAGGCCCAAAGACATATAAGATTCTAATATTACCATTACAGAAAATGCATAGAGATGGAAGATATCAAAGATACAAACCCTCACATCCACCAGAGAAGTTCGAGTACGTTTATTTGGAACAGCACTTTTAGGCCTTTCTTCTAACTTTTGCTGTTCAAATTCAAAACCTCCTGCGATGGAATGATTATGCATTCCCATCTTACCAATGGTTGGCCCCAAGACTGACCGATCACTAGATAACAAGGCATTAGGTCGGTCACTAGAAAAGCTTTCTGATCGAGATCTCTTCTTAGATGGTATGCTTGGGAAAAACTTGTTGAATACCGATAAGGCTTCATTGAAAGTTTTCATACGCTCCCTGTTAACTAATACACTTTAATAACTAATGACAACTTCAATTCAAAATACACCATTTACAAAGAAATACCTGGCTTTGACAGCGCAATCACGTAGACCAGCCTTAACTCGTTTGATTTCCTCTGGTATGGGAAAAGGCAGCAGCTTGCCTTTTGACAAAACAGTAGGAGATTCATCAGCAGAAATGCCAAGAGCAACATTAATGTGCCGTTTAAAGTCTCCTTGACGATTAGACTTATGATCAGCAGCGACCACCTTGGGATCAAAACGCAAGCATTGGAAGAAGTTGGATACATCTCCTTGGGCTAATAAACTCCTTGACATACCTGGCAGAGAAGATAGAATTGGATTCTCCATGGTCTCACGAAAGCTACCTGATCTGTCTAATTGAGCAGCTAAGTGGGCTCCACGCTGCCCGCTGGTGTACAGCGGCCTATCTGGGCTACCAGAAGACAGATCAAACTTGCTAGATGTCGCCATTGCATCAGATTTTGCAAATCCACAGTCTTACAAAGCCAATAAATACAGCGGTGCATGACAAAATTGTATTATAACAGCACATAAAGGCTGATTTAAACTGTTAAGGACAATGGAGAACTTATCTGCAAAGGAGAAAAACCTTAGGATAAGCATATAAAATTTGTATTAGACTCCAAATAAGCCCAATACTACCTCAAAATTCATGTTGTTGTATGCTTATGCtcacataaaaaaatacactAGAAGTAGTAGGTTAAATTAAGTCTTAATATAATCACTAGTAGTTATAAGAATTATCAAAGGCCAGGAAACTAAGATTTATTCATCACCTTCCACTGCCTGTGCAATAAAATTTTCCTGTCTTAGTATAAGACAACAGTGTTTTCCAAAGGTTAAGATGGGCATTATAGTAGCTGGCATTTAGGTTTTGGATTAATGGTTGAATGGTGATCAATTTGCATAATTAGCTAGATAAATTCATGAGTAGAGACCTTATGGTATGCATGATAACATAATAGGTGGGAATAGAgggattttcatcaaaacaaaaaaattgtttaatcaATAAAACAACAAGGAAAAGGCACCCCAAATAAATACAAGAAATGACAGCAGTGAATTCAAGTAACAGCAACAACAAAAGGAAACCTTCAGAAAACAAAGGTTACAACAAATAGAGTACAAATGGATGTCATAAAGAGACACACTCAACTGAACATGAGACTCAACAACAAACAAGTTATCCACGaataaattttcctttctacatGCACATCCTACATAACATTTTAGGCAATTATTTTATCCCACTCCGCCTCTACCACTGACTGAATTTGTTTTACCTTCTTCCTGTCCCCACAATGGTCTCAGGTTGAATCAAAATCCTCTTTGAAAAACATCTAAATGTCAAGTTTTAGGTTGTTGATCCTCTAACTTCCGACAAATACATTCAATTCTTCTTCCAGATATAATTTCAATCTTCTGATACTGGCATTTAAAAGATATGTATACCCTTGCACACAGATATTTTATTAGAGCACCTATTTGTTCCTTAGGTACAGAATTACTGTATTAAGCAAGTTGGAATTAGAAATTCATTTATCTCTTCCTTTCATATATGACAATCAAATGTTTATGTTCTATTCATCTACTAGTTACTTACAAATGCAGCTTAAATGACTTTCAAGCCTCACTTCAAATACTATGTTGATCCTAAAATTTCCTCACCTTAAAACAGCTAGCAAAGTGCCAGAGGTATACAATCAACTAGAAATTCGAAGTAATCCTCAATGCTCTGATTAACGCAATAACCTCAATGCTCTGATTAACACAATAACCTCAACAACTCTGTAATCAGAAGCTACCAAGACTGCACTAACATACATATTTAGGGTATTCCATAAGCCTAATACTTGGTAAATAAGTAAAGACAAATTAACATAACCTAAAATACCCTGAATATAAATAGGGTTTTGCTAACGAGTGCCCTAAGGGCACTCTTTAAGGTTACCAtattaaacaatattttctCCCAACGCATTGGAATTCCCACATTACAAATAGTATCTTAACTAACTTTAAAAAGTGCCCTTAGGGCAATCATCAGCAAAACCCatatcaaattatttaaataaattttgaattgtatAACTCCATCTGGATCACCCTCCCAAGCATCAAATGACCAATTCCAAAAATTGTTATTAAGGTTATCTGTCGGTCTCTTCAGTACACACGTACACCAGCACGACAAGTACATCATTATCAGAATCATgaatcataaataaataaaaaaaaacacaaatcaAATCTGGATATATGTGTAGCAAAACCTTTTATAACCATACAATTAACACTTTAGAACTTATGAAAGACATATGGAATAGATAATAAATGAATGTAGACATGAGGCGCTGGCATCTCGattcataagaaaatgccattaaGAGAACCTGCCAGAATCATCAACTATCTTATTATGATTCATGACAGTGCATCATACACTCATTAGGAAGAAAATGTTAAATAATTTAGCTTAATATATCTGATAGAGTCATAGTTCAATAAAAGTTAA from Theobroma cacao cultivar B97-61/B2 chromosome 9, Criollo_cocoa_genome_V2, whole genome shotgun sequence harbors:
- the LOC18588345 gene encoding uncharacterized protein LOC18588345 isoform X2 translates to MATSSKFDLSSGSPDRPLYTSGQRGAHLAAQLDRSGSFRETMENPILSSLPGMSRSLLAQGDVSNFFQCLRFDPKVVAADHKSNRQGDFKRHINVALGISADESPTVLSKGKLLPFPIPEEIKRVKAGLRDCAVKARERMKTFNEALSVFNKFFPSIPSKKRSRSESFSSDRPNALLSSDRSVLGPTIGKMGMHNHSIAGGFEFEQQKLEERPKSAVPNKRTRTSLVDMDMRNNALVRQPGNADRDREMLRVSNSGAVQGEDRTLSGGVDGWEKAKMKKKRSGIKPDVSPSMVSTKPIEGYRESKQGMQQRPVTDARSRLNNDSHGFRSGIANGSAGVGKSEGISQPTGLGPRSSVPRSDLDSSPLLNDRRDRPVASDKERVNLRAVNKMSVRDEFNSASPTSSTKMNASIRGPRSGSGVAPKLSPVVHRATASNDWELSHCTNKPPTAGGANNRKRTTSARSSSPPVAHWAGQRPQKSSRTARRTNLVPIVSSNDETPSLDTVSDMAGNEIGSGFARRLSSSSPQQVKLKGDALSTAALSESEESAAAEIKSKEKVKKSDEMDEKAGQNVQKVSTLVLPSRKTKLMTGEDIGDGVRRQGRTGRGVTSTRSVMPMTVEKFGNVGTAKQLRSARLGLDKAESKAGRPPTRKLTDRKAYARQKHAAINAAADLLVSSEDGHEELVAAVNALVSFAHAFPNSFWRQMEPFLGFMSDVDIAYLKQQGNCELTKLASTPVPSIIDGCSIISNGCELLEQGRDAGIDAVTSTVELLSQQLVLETRDNNVIPLCQRFIAALIPEEDSDSGNEDLPFDLYGTGFEMDGELGSNGLSHIINFQSTGHASVNSYRITGKPENDDPEIDMLGNTGINSSFSHCLNGTFSDPLMPSIVCSEFQYENMKINEKLFLEAQSIGIFLEPPPDIGQMEDDEIREDISKLEEMHNEQVSKKKGLLDKLLKAASETREIQEKEFEQRALDKLVTMAYEKYMTCWGPNATGGKSSSNKMIKQAALAFVKRTLDRYHKFEDTGKSCFDEPMLRDMFLSGSSRLNGARSVDSPTDGESGKPCGNSSTRSLEARTSGQNGDSYAVNSSDLLPPSNRFSDQTTVKDDSWSNRVKKRELLLEDVVGSTIGTSSAQSGIGSSLSSSTKGKRSERDREGKGHGREVLSRNGTNKIGRPVSNVKGERKSKTKPKQKTTQLSVSVNGLLGKMSEQPKPSTSVSKSSEVTANNTAKEKDEFSLDVLDDLQLPGQDLGSWLNIDDDGLQDHDFMGLEIPMDDLSDLNMMV
- the LOC18588345 gene encoding uncharacterized protein LOC18588345 isoform X1; the encoded protein is MATSSKFDLSSGSPDRPLYTSGQRGAHLAAQLDRSGSFRETMENPILSSLPGMSRSLLAQGDVSNFFQCLRFDPKVVAADHKSNRQGDFKRHINVALGISADESPTVLSKGKLLPFPIPEEIKRVKAGLRDCAVKARERMKTFNEALSVFNKFFPSIPSKKRSRSESFSSDRPNALLSSDRSVLGPTIGKMGMHNHSIAGGFEFEQQKLEERPKSAVPNKRTRTSLVDVRMDMRNNALVRQPGNADRDREMLRVSNSGAVQGEDRTLSGGVDGWEKAKMKKKRSGIKPDVSPSMVSTKPIEGYRESKQGMQQRPVTDARSRLNNDSHGFRSGIANGSAGVGKSEGISQPTGLGPRSSVPRSDLDSSPLLNDRRDRPVASDKERVNLRAVNKMSVRDEFNSASPTSSTKMNASIRGPRSGSGVAPKLSPVVHRATASNDWELSHCTNKPPTAGGANNRKRTTSARSSSPPVAHWAGQRPQKSSRTARRTNLVPIVSSNDETPSLDTVSDMAGNEIGSGFARRLSSSSPQQVKLKGDALSTAALSESEESAAAEIKSKEKVKKSDEMDEKAGQNVQKVSTLVLPSRKTKLMTGEDIGDGVRRQGRTGRGVTSTRSVMPMTVEKFGNVGTAKQLRSARLGLDKAESKAGRPPTRKLTDRKAYARQKHAAINAAADLLVSSEDGHEELVAAVNALVSFAHAFPNSFWRQMEPFLGFMSDVDIAYLKQQGNCELTKLASTPVPSIIDGCSIISNGCELLEQGRDAGIDAVTSTVELLSQQLVLETRDNNVIPLCQRFIAALIPEEDSDSGNEDLPFDLYGTGFEMDGELGSNGLSHIINFQSTGHASVNSYRITGKPENDDPEIDMLGNTGINSSFSHCLNGTFSDPLMPSIVCSEFQYENMKINEKLFLEAQSIGIFLEPPPDIGQMEDDEIREDISKLEEMHNEQVSKKKGLLDKLLKAASETREIQEKEFEQRALDKLVTMAYEKYMTCWGPNATGGKSSSNKMIKQAALAFVKRTLDRYHKFEDTGKSCFDEPMLRDMFLSGSSRLNGARSVDSPTDGESGKPCGNSSTRSLEARTSGQNGDSYAVNSSDLLPPSNRFSDQTTVKDDSWSNRVKKRELLLEDVVGSTIGTSSAQSGIGSSLSSSTKGKRSERDREGKGHGREVLSRNGTNKIGRPVSNVKGERKSKTKPKQKTTQLSVSVNGLLGKMSEQPKPSTSVSKSSEVTANNTAKEKDEFSLDVLDDLQLPGQDLGSWLNIDDDGLQDHDFMGLEIPMDDLSDLNMMV
- the LOC18588345 gene encoding uncharacterized protein LOC18588345 isoform X3, giving the protein MDMRNNALVRQPGNADRDREMLRVSNSGAVQGEDRTLSGGVDGWEKAKMKKKRSGIKPDVSPSMVSTKPIEGYRESKQGMQQRPVTDARSRLNNDSHGFRSGIANGSAGVGKSEGISQPTGLGPRSSVPRSDLDSSPLLNDRRDRPVASDKERVNLRAVNKMSVRDEFNSASPTSSTKMNASIRGPRSGSGVAPKLSPVVHRATASNDWELSHCTNKPPTAGGANNRKRTTSARSSSPPVAHWAGQRPQKSSRTARRTNLVPIVSSNDETPSLDTVSDMAGNEIGSGFARRLSSSSPQQVKLKGDALSTAALSESEESAAAEIKSKEKVKKSDEMDEKAGQNVQKVSTLVLPSRKTKLMTGEDIGDGVRRQGRTGRGVTSTRSVMPMTVEKFGNVGTAKQLRSARLGLDKAESKAGRPPTRKLTDRKAYARQKHAAINAAADLLVSSEDGHEELVAAVNALVSFAHAFPNSFWRQMEPFLGFMSDVDIAYLKQQGNCELTKLASTPVPSIIDGCSIISNGCELLEQGRDAGIDAVTSTVELLSQQLVLETRDNNVIPLCQRFIAALIPEEDSDSGNEDLPFDLYGTGFEMDGELGSNGLSHIINFQSTGHASVNSYRITGKPENDDPEIDMLGNTGINSSFSHCLNGTFSDPLMPSIVCSEFQYENMKINEKLFLEAQSIGIFLEPPPDIGQMEDDEIREDISKLEEMHNEQVSKKKGLLDKLLKAASETREIQEKEFEQRALDKLVTMAYEKYMTCWGPNATGGKSSSNKMIKQAALAFVKRTLDRYHKFEDTGKSCFDEPMLRDMFLSGSSRLNGARSVDSPTDGESGKPCGNSSTRSLEARTSGQNGDSYAVNSSDLLPPSNRFSDQTTVKDDSWSNRVKKRELLLEDVVGSTIGTSSAQSGIGSSLSSSTKGKRSERDREGKGHGREVLSRNGTNKIGRPVSNVKGERKSKTKPKQKTTQLSVSVNGLLGKMSEQPKPSTSVSKSSEVTANNTAKEKDEFSLDVLDDLQLPGQDLGSWLNIDDDGLQDHDFMGLEIPMDDLSDLNMMV